Proteins from one Piscinibacter lacus genomic window:
- the flgK gene encoding flagellar hook-associated protein FlgK: MSGLLSIGVRAMNASQTALQVAGHNIANANTAGYSRQDILLSATPGSFSGAGYIGKGVQVAGVARAYDAYAVREEQRSSSQAAMDEARLQQLEQLDTLFPLGEQGLGHAATQLFNAYVDVASAPQDLSARQVVVSRAEDFAARARAVAEQLEQMQSGVRNDLGVMSTQANQIIDAIARVNGLIQAAQGASQVPNDLLDQRDQLVRDLSALVPVSTVETDQGGLNVMLPGGQALVMGSQARALELRVDPADARLRQVALVGSAAPLSGSQLAGGSLGGVLRFQNEDLPATRSRFEALVTGVTTAVNAQQALGVAVDAGDGLHPGAPIFDDGGQGALGLQVAMRDPLGVAAAAPVAASAAAANLGTASVAALTVRSWDGASTPQVELEFTGAAAGSAATGYRWRVDGGAWTNEASLPQPLTLDFPVGGDPDSAALGWSLNLQGAPKAGDRFSVAPPAGSSAEVAEALRHQNGNALAMVGLREKALVGGSTAGDAYAELIAEVGLRVEGGRTLADLSASAAEQATAERSARSGVNLDEEAARLIQYQQAYQASAKVLQIAQSLFDTLLQTAG; encoded by the coding sequence ATGTCCGGCCTGCTCTCGATCGGCGTTCGTGCGATGAACGCCAGCCAGACGGCCCTCCAGGTCGCCGGCCACAACATCGCCAATGCGAACACGGCGGGCTACAGCCGGCAGGACATCCTGCTCAGCGCGACCCCCGGCTCCTTCAGCGGCGCCGGCTACATCGGCAAGGGCGTGCAGGTGGCCGGCGTCGCCCGCGCCTACGACGCCTATGCCGTGCGCGAGGAGCAGCGCAGCAGCTCCCAGGCCGCGATGGACGAGGCCCGGCTCCAGCAACTGGAGCAGCTCGACACCCTCTTCCCGCTGGGCGAGCAGGGCCTGGGCCATGCCGCCACCCAGCTCTTCAATGCCTATGTGGACGTGGCCTCGGCGCCGCAGGACCTGTCGGCCCGGCAAGTGGTCGTGTCGCGCGCCGAGGACTTCGCGGCCCGCGCCCGCGCGGTGGCCGAGCAACTGGAGCAGATGCAGTCCGGCGTGCGCAATGACCTGGGCGTGATGAGCACCCAGGCCAACCAGATCATCGATGCCATCGCCCGCGTGAACGGCCTGATCCAGGCGGCCCAGGGCGCCAGCCAGGTGCCCAATGACCTGCTGGACCAGCGCGACCAGCTCGTGCGCGATCTCTCGGCCCTGGTGCCGGTCAGCACGGTCGAGACCGACCAGGGCGGCCTGAATGTGATGCTGCCCGGCGGCCAGGCCCTGGTGATGGGCAGCCAGGCCCGGGCGCTGGAGCTGCGGGTCGATCCTGCCGACGCGCGCTTGCGTCAGGTGGCCCTGGTCGGCAGCGCCGCGCCGCTCAGCGGCAGCCAGCTTGCGGGCGGCAGCCTGGGCGGCGTGCTGCGCTTCCAGAACGAGGATCTGCCGGCCACCCGCAGCCGCTTCGAGGCCCTGGTCACCGGCGTCACCACCGCCGTCAATGCCCAGCAGGCCCTGGGCGTGGCGGTGGATGCAGGCGATGGCCTGCACCCCGGCGCGCCGATCTTCGACGACGGCGGCCAGGGCGCGCTGGGCTTGCAGGTGGCGATGCGCGATCCGCTGGGCGTGGCCGCGGCGGCGCCGGTCGCGGCCTCGGCGGCTGCGGCCAACCTGGGCACTGCCTCGGTCGCTGCGCTGACGGTGCGTAGCTGGGACGGCGCCAGCACGCCGCAGGTCGAGCTGGAATTCACCGGCGCAGCCGCCGGCAGTGCCGCCACCGGCTACCGCTGGCGCGTCGATGGCGGCGCCTGGACGAACGAGGCCAGCCTGCCGCAGCCGCTGACGCTGGACTTTCCGGTTGGCGGCGATCCCGACAGCGCCGCTCTCGGCTGGTCGCTCAACCTGCAAGGCGCGCCCAAGGCCGGCGACCGCTTCAGCGTGGCGCCGCCCGCCGGCAGCAGCGCTGAAGTGGCCGAGGCCCTGCGCCACCAGAACGGCAATGCCCTGGCCATGGTCGGCCTGCGCGAGAAGGCGCTGGTCGGCGGCTCGACCGCCGGCGATGCCTATGCCGAGCTGATCGCCGAGGTCGGCCTGCGCGTGGAGGGCGGCCGCACCCTGGCCGACCTGTCCGCCAGCGCCGCTGAGCAGGCCACGGCCGAGCGCAGCGCGCGCTCGGGCGTGAACCTGGACGAGGAGGCCGCGCGCCTCATCCAGTACCAGCAGGCCTACCAGGCCTCGGCCAAGGTCTTGCAGATCGCGCAATCGCTGTTCGACACCCTGTTGCAGACGGCCGGCTGA
- the flgJ gene encoding flagellar assembly peptidoglycan hydrolase FlgJ — MAALPSSLPGAQLQALRGQAARDPQAAVQAAARQFESLLMQELMKSMRAATPSSGLMDNGGTQLGTEMLDQQFAQQLSGLRGGLADQIARQLARQQGGAGAGADAAKAEAAAPLAASPAAARELPRRPGSLSREALSPTALRGAGAPQQFVAQHRAAAEAASRATGIPADFILAQAAHESGWGRREIRMADGSSSHNVFGIKAGPGWTGKTATVTTTEYINGVPRKVKQTFRAYDSHAEAYTDHARLLSRSPRYAAVVAEGGSAQGFAQNLQKAGYATDPDYAAKLGRVIETTLRVARSLKG; from the coding sequence ATGGCCGCCCTGCCCAGCAGCCTGCCCGGCGCCCAGCTTCAGGCCCTGCGCGGCCAGGCCGCCCGCGATCCGCAGGCCGCGGTGCAGGCCGCGGCGCGGCAGTTCGAATCGCTCCTCATGCAGGAGCTGATGAAGAGCATGCGCGCCGCCACGCCCAGCAGCGGCCTGATGGACAACGGCGGCACCCAGCTCGGCACCGAGATGCTCGACCAGCAGTTCGCCCAGCAGCTCAGCGGCCTGCGCGGCGGCCTGGCCGACCAGATCGCCCGGCAACTGGCCCGGCAGCAGGGCGGGGCGGGGGCGGGGGCAGATGCGGCCAAGGCCGAAGCCGCCGCGCCCCTGGCCGCCAGCCCGGCGGCGGCCCGCGAGCTGCCGCGCCGGCCGGGCAGCCTGTCGCGCGAGGCCCTGTCGCCCACCGCCCTGCGCGGCGCCGGCGCGCCGCAGCAGTTCGTGGCCCAGCACCGCGCGGCGGCCGAGGCGGCCTCGCGCGCGACCGGCATCCCGGCCGATTTCATCCTGGCCCAGGCCGCGCATGAGTCCGGCTGGGGCCGGCGCGAGATCCGCATGGCCGACGGCTCCAGCTCGCACAACGTCTTCGGCATCAAGGCCGGGCCGGGCTGGACGGGCAAGACCGCCACCGTCACCACCACCGAATACATCAACGGCGTGCCGCGCAAGGTCAAGCAGACCTTCCGCGCCTACGACAGCCATGCCGAGGCCTACACCGACCATGCCCGCCTGCTCAGCCGCAGCCCGCGCTATGCCGCCGTGGTGGCCGAGGGCGGCAGCGCGCAGGGCTTTGCGCAGAACCTGCAGAAGGCCGGCTATGCCACCGACCCGGACTACGCCGCCAAGCTCGGCCGCGTCATTGAAACCACCTTGCGCGTCGCACGCAGCCTCAAAGGCTGA
- a CDS encoding flagellar basal body P-ring protein FlgI, which yields MNATLPKPLTRLFRLPRAAEQPAAPRADRPFEAEDEAELRIEPLGPLLRFALALCVLVASAALWWPVPAQAARLKEIAAVQGVRSNALVGYGLVVGLDGTGDQTTQTPFTSQSLQTMLQQLGVTVPAGTNMQVRNVAAVMVTASLPPFAQPGQALDVTVASLGNAKSLRGGSLITTPLKGPDGQVYALAQGNLVIGGAGASAGGSKVQINTLNAGRIPAGAVVERAVPTPLNQGDSLQLDLNSADYSTARAVVEAINRRAGQPLAQALDGRTVRVAMPADPGARVALLADIENLPIARETPAAKVVINARTGSIVVNQAVTLNACAVAHGALSVTISTQPVVSQPNAFGGGQTVQAEKSDITVAQAGGSLIQLPAGVQLTEVVQALNSLGATPQELLAILQAIQAAGALNAELEVI from the coding sequence ATGAACGCCACCCTGCCCAAGCCCCTGACCCGCCTGTTCCGGCTGCCCCGCGCGGCCGAGCAGCCGGCTGCGCCCCGTGCGGACCGGCCCTTCGAGGCAGAGGACGAGGCCGAGCTGCGCATCGAGCCCCTCGGCCCCCTGCTGCGCTTTGCCCTGGCCCTGTGCGTGCTGGTGGCCAGCGCCGCGCTGTGGTGGCCGGTGCCGGCCCAGGCCGCGCGGCTCAAGGAGATTGCCGCGGTGCAGGGCGTGCGCAGCAATGCGCTGGTCGGCTACGGCCTGGTGGTGGGCCTGGATGGCACCGGCGACCAGACCACCCAGACGCCCTTCACCAGCCAGAGCCTGCAAACCATGTTGCAGCAGCTCGGCGTGACGGTGCCGGCCGGCACCAATATGCAGGTGCGCAATGTGGCGGCGGTGATGGTCACCGCCAGTCTGCCGCCCTTCGCCCAGCCCGGCCAGGCGCTGGATGTGACCGTGGCCTCGCTCGGCAATGCCAAGAGCCTGCGCGGCGGCAGCCTCATCACCACGCCGCTCAAGGGCCCGGACGGTCAGGTCTATGCCCTGGCCCAAGGCAACTTGGTGATCGGCGGCGCAGGCGCCTCGGCCGGCGGCTCCAAGGTGCAGATCAACACCCTGAATGCCGGCCGCATCCCGGCCGGCGCCGTGGTCGAGCGGGCGGTGCCGACGCCCTTGAACCAGGGCGACAGCTTGCAGCTCGACCTGAACAGCGCCGATTACTCGACCGCCCGCGCGGTGGTCGAGGCCATCAACCGCCGCGCCGGCCAACCGCTGGCTCAGGCCCTGGATGGCCGCACGGTGCGGGTGGCCATGCCGGCCGACCCCGGCGCCCGCGTGGCCCTGCTGGCCGACATCGAGAACCTGCCGATCGCCCGCGAGACGCCGGCCGCCAAGGTGGTGATCAATGCCCGCACCGGTTCCATCGTGGTGAACCAGGCCGTCACGCTGAATGCCTGCGCCGTGGCCCACGGCGCGCTGAGCGTGACGATCAGCACCCAGCCCGTCGTCAGCCAGCCCAATGCCTTCGGCGGCGGGCAGACGGTGCAGGCCGAGAAATCCGATATCACCGTGGCGCAGGCCGGCGGCTCGCTGATCCAGTTGCCGGCGGGCGTGCAGCTCACCGAGGTGGTCCAGGCGCTCAACAGCCTGGGCGCGACGCCGCAGGAGCTGCTGGCCATCCTGCAGGCCATCCAGGCCGCCGGCGCGCTGAATGCCGAGCTGGAGGTGATCTGA